A window from Aquabacterium sp. NJ1 encodes these proteins:
- a CDS encoding NnrU family protein has product MTWLILGLVVFLGVHSVRIVAEGWRTHMRARIGELPWKGLYSLVSIAGFALMVWGFGQARLQPEVLWTPPVAMRHIAALLVLISFVFLAAAYVPGNAIKARLHHPMILAVKVWALAHLLANGKLADVVLFAAFLVWAILDFRSSRQRDRAAGTTYPSGNTIGTALTVVVGVVAWAAFAFWGHQALIGVAPMARAG; this is encoded by the coding sequence ATGACGTGGTTGATTCTGGGTCTGGTGGTCTTTCTGGGCGTGCACTCCGTGCGCATCGTGGCCGAGGGCTGGCGCACGCACATGCGCGCGCGCATCGGCGAGCTGCCCTGGAAGGGGCTGTATTCGCTGGTGTCGATCGCCGGCTTCGCCTTGATGGTCTGGGGTTTCGGTCAGGCACGCCTGCAGCCTGAAGTGCTGTGGACACCTCCGGTGGCCATGCGCCACATCGCCGCGCTGCTGGTGCTGATCTCGTTTGTCTTCCTGGCTGCCGCCTATGTGCCGGGCAATGCGATCAAGGCCCGCCTGCATCACCCCATGATCCTGGCGGTGAAGGTCTGGGCGCTGGCGCACTTGCTGGCCAATGGCAAGCTGGCCGACGTGGTGCTGTTCGCCGCCTTCCTGGTCTGGGCCATCCTCGACTTCCGCAGTTCGCGCCAACGCGACCGTGCCGCTGGCACCACCTACCCCAGCGGCAATACCATCGGGACGGCGCTCACCGTGGTGGTGGGCGTGGTGGCCTGGGCGGCCTTTGCCTTCTGGGGCCACCAGGCCTTGATCGGCGTGGCGCCCATGGCCCGCGCGGGCTGA